The sequence TGCTGGGCTGGTGGTGGGGCCGGCTGGGACGCCGCCATCCCCGGCTGGAGCGCAGCTTCAACCTCGGCCTGCTGGCCCTGCTCGGCACGGCCCTGCTCGGCCTCAGCGTGATGCTGCAGCAGCACCTGGCGGGCCAGCTCGGCGCGGCTCCCCTGCACGTGCTCATGGCCCAGACCCTGCTCACCGCCCTGCTGGCGCCCATGCTGTGCTCCCTGCAGCTGCTGCTCTGGCGCCTGCAGGTTCCTGGACTGCGCAGTGACGTGATGGGAGGCGGAACCCGATGGCCTTGAGGCGGCGAGAGCTGTTGCGACTGCTGGCGATGGCCGGCGCTTCGGCCGGGCTCAGCGGAGCCCTGGGGGCCTGCGGCGGCCGCGGCGGCGGTGGAGTCGGCCCCGATGGCCGGCGCGAGCTGAACGTGTGGACCCTGGATCTGGCCCCGCGCTTCAACGACTACCTGGCGGCTGTGATCGCGGCC is a genomic window of Cyanobium sp. NS01 containing:
- the mreD gene encoding rod shape-determining protein MreD, with amino-acid sequence MSGLARQRWCAATLLLVPLLSLGSPALLQLAGVGPSWAVLWLLPWSLVDGPWSGMLAGLMLGLMLDALQLGPVSQIPALLLLGWWWGRLGRRHPRLERSFNLGLLALLGTALLGLSVMLQQHLAGQLGAAPLHVLMAQTLLTALLAPMLCSLQLLLWRLQVPGLRSDVMGGGTRWP